One genomic window of Candidatus Minimicrobia sp. QA0096 includes the following:
- a CDS encoding ABC transporter permease, which translates to MSKMHNLGTVFKFETLRTLKKPTFWLTALGFPLLIGVLYGIMFWSQSTTIEASKNLEKQEFSLEVTDDSKLVKPELLAAIKAKTAKSKESGIDDVKNNKVDAYVYFPKDLSKQKVEVYGKDVGLFQNGKYGAVAQSLLSQSVASDVNPAQVAILRDKVQLSSTTYLDGKEHGGINEMIVPGMFLAILFILISIFGNQMLISTTEEKENRTVEMLLTTVKTDTLITGKILSLMVLALIQILVIVLPVLAGYLAFGSKLQLPNLDLSTLVFDPVRIGLAIIIFSASFTLFTGMLVTLGAMMPTAKEASQWFGIVIMLFIGPFYGITAFVSFPDYFFVKFLSLFPFTAPIPLLLRNAIGNLPIWEALLGTAILVATAVFVMWLSVRVFRYGAMSYDSKLSLSALRTRRKAGKV; encoded by the coding sequence ATGAGTAAAATGCATAATTTGGGGACGGTTTTCAAATTTGAAACGCTTAGAACACTGAAGAAACCGACGTTTTGGTTGACGGCCTTGGGATTCCCCTTGTTGATTGGCGTGCTGTATGGCATTATGTTTTGGTCGCAAAGCACGACTATTGAAGCGTCAAAAAATCTGGAAAAGCAAGAATTTTCACTGGAAGTCACGGACGATTCGAAGTTAGTGAAGCCAGAATTACTGGCGGCAATTAAAGCCAAAACCGCCAAGTCGAAAGAATCTGGAATTGACGACGTAAAAAATAATAAGGTTGATGCGTATGTTTATTTTCCAAAAGATTTGAGCAAGCAAAAGGTCGAAGTTTACGGTAAAGATGTTGGGTTATTCCAAAACGGAAAATACGGCGCGGTGGCACAGAGTTTATTGAGTCAATCAGTAGCAAGTGACGTTAATCCAGCACAAGTTGCGATTTTACGCGACAAAGTCCAATTGTCATCAACTACATATCTGGACGGAAAAGAGCACGGCGGCATTAATGAGATGATCGTGCCGGGAATGTTTTTGGCTATTTTGTTCATTCTCATCAGTATTTTTGGCAATCAAATGCTCATTAGCACCACCGAGGAAAAAGAAAATCGCACAGTTGAAATGTTACTCACGACCGTTAAAACTGACACTTTGATTACGGGTAAAATTCTGTCTTTGATGGTGTTGGCTTTGATTCAGATTTTGGTGATTGTTTTGCCGGTTTTGGCGGGCTATTTGGCGTTTGGCTCGAAGCTGCAATTGCCTAATCTGGACTTGAGTACGCTCGTGTTTGATCCTGTGAGAATTGGTCTGGCGATCATAATTTTCTCCGCCAGCTTCACTTTATTTACGGGAATGTTGGTGACTTTGGGCGCGATGATGCCGACCGCCAAAGAAGCCAGCCAGTGGTTCGGAATTGTGATTATGCTATTCATTGGTCCATTTTACGGAATCACGGCGTTCGTTTCCTTCCCTGATTATTTCTTCGTTAAGTTCTTATCGCTATTTCCATTCACCGCACCGATTCCATTGTTGTTACGAAACGCAATAGGCAATTTGCCGATTTGGGAAGCTTTGCTCGGTACGGCAATTTTGGTCGCTACAGCGGTGTTTGTTATGTGGCTATCCGTGCGCGTTTTCCGCTACGGCGCGATGTCTTATGATAGTAAATTATCTCTGTCGGCGTTGCGAACACGCCGAAAAGCTGGTAAAGTTTAG
- a CDS encoding AI-2E family transporter: MKVRIEIDTKTFVRFWLVVMGFGLAGLAIYSAKDALVLLGISLFLALALNRPVAAIARKLPGKSRLGGTALAYTTLVLLLGCVVWFVIPPIVQQSAKFVESIPSIIDQASSQWRGVNDFIDKNNLRPQVDSMMENIKQQSSSWATSVGTNLLSSVGSLASFLGSLFLVLVLSFLMLLEGPTWVKRLWGLYNDEEKMERHKKLVGRMYNVVTGYVSGQLTVSGIDAILSGFVVFVLSLTFPVINSNLAMLTVMATFVLTLIPMFGATIAGALISLLLFFNNMTAGVIYAIYFVIYQQIENNFVSPSIQSKKVELSALTVLVAVTIGLYVGGLLGGLVAIPAAGVVKVLLDNYLEQAKSNRVESEKPLNKLVKKLKNED; this comes from the coding sequence ATGAAAGTACGTATAGAGATAGACACGAAAACATTTGTGCGATTTTGGCTGGTCGTTATGGGATTTGGTCTGGCTGGTCTGGCAATTTATTCCGCAAAGGATGCTCTGGTTTTATTGGGAATTTCTCTGTTCTTGGCGCTGGCGCTAAATCGTCCAGTTGCAGCAATTGCTAGGAAGCTTCCTGGAAAAAGTCGATTGGGCGGCACGGCACTGGCATATACGACGCTGGTTTTGCTTTTGGGTTGTGTGGTCTGGTTTGTTATTCCGCCAATTGTCCAACAATCCGCCAAATTCGTCGAGAGCATTCCGAGTATAATCGACCAAGCAAGCTCACAGTGGCGTGGCGTTAATGATTTCATTGATAAGAACAATTTGCGCCCGCAGGTCGATTCGATGATGGAAAACATCAAGCAGCAATCTTCGTCTTGGGCGACGAGCGTCGGCACGAATTTATTATCCAGTGTTGGCTCTTTGGCGTCATTCTTGGGCTCGCTATTCTTGGTGCTGGTGCTGTCATTCCTGATGCTCCTCGAGGGTCCAACTTGGGTGAAGCGTTTGTGGGGATTGTATAACGACGAAGAAAAAATGGAGCGTCATAAGAAGCTGGTTGGCCGAATGTATAACGTGGTCACGGGTTATGTTTCTGGACAATTGACGGTTTCTGGAATCGATGCGATATTATCAGGTTTCGTGGTGTTTGTGCTGAGTTTGACATTCCCTGTCATAAATTCCAATTTGGCAATGCTCACCGTTATGGCAACGTTTGTGTTGACGCTAATTCCGATGTTTGGCGCAACGATTGCTGGCGCGTTGATATCACTACTGCTATTCTTCAATAACATGACAGCTGGCGTTATTTACGCAATTTATTTCGTGATTTACCAACAGATTGAGAATAACTTTGTCTCTCCTTCTATCCAATCAAAGAAGGTTGAGTTGTCGGCTCTGACTGTCTTGGTCGCGGTGACAATTGGTTTGTATGTTGGTGGTCTATTGGGCGGTTTGGTTGCTATTCCAGCCGCTGGCGTCGTGAAGGTTTTGCTGGACAATTACTTGGAGCAAGCCAAGTCTAACCGCGTTGAAAGCGAAAAACCTCTTAATAAATTAGTTAAGAAATTGAAAAACGAAGATTAA
- the cysS gene encoding cysteine--tRNA ligase has product MIKLYNTLTRRKDKLTPLDRETVRFYTCGLTVYSQPHIGNWVGYIYWDVLVRLLRWQDIPVIRTQNITDVGHLTSDDDNGEDKMEKGARREGKTAWDVAERYISIANHEAYDVLKLIKPDYLVRATDYIQQQIDFAKGLDEKGFLYKIDGDGMYFDTSLLKDYGKLARLDIAGLEAGARVSVEGKRNITDFAVWKFSPKDAKRDMEWDSPWGVGFPGWHLECSTIARETLGDSIDIHAGGIDHIPVHHTNEIAQSESLTGKQFSQIWLHNNHIKVDGRKMSKSLGNIITLEDIISRGFSPMAFKLAILSKHYQTEGNFTWEILEAAQARLNHWRDYAVLRHQTHDTLEDDDDKDEQDDSVSLLAGRQALVEKLNDDLDTPGALALIDEVFSKLDHTPLDKIHRQSLVQFIDEIDEILGLDLAESTPDITDDLKRLIIQRRQARAEKNWEESDRIRDELLQAGVAVRDTPSGSIWTRK; this is encoded by the coding sequence ATGATAAAACTCTATAACACGCTCACTAGACGAAAAGACAAACTGACGCCGCTTGACAGAGAAACGGTCAGATTTTACACCTGTGGTCTAACGGTTTATTCGCAACCGCACATCGGCAACTGGGTTGGCTATATTTACTGGGACGTGTTAGTACGATTGTTACGCTGGCAAGATATTCCCGTTATTCGAACGCAAAACATCACCGACGTTGGACATTTGACCAGTGATGACGATAACGGCGAGGACAAAATGGAAAAAGGTGCGCGTCGTGAAGGGAAGACTGCCTGGGATGTGGCGGAAAGATATATTTCCATAGCCAATCACGAGGCTTACGACGTGCTGAAATTGATAAAACCAGATTACTTGGTGCGGGCGACGGATTATATTCAGCAGCAGATTGACTTCGCAAAAGGACTGGACGAAAAAGGATTTTTATATAAAATCGACGGCGACGGCATGTATTTTGACACGTCGCTTTTGAAGGATTACGGGAAATTGGCGCGGCTGGACATAGCGGGACTGGAGGCTGGCGCCAGAGTAAGCGTTGAAGGAAAGCGCAATATTACCGACTTCGCCGTATGGAAGTTTTCACCAAAAGACGCCAAGCGCGATATGGAATGGGATAGTCCGTGGGGAGTCGGTTTTCCTGGCTGGCATCTGGAATGTTCGACAATTGCCCGTGAAACACTTGGAGATTCTATTGATATTCACGCGGGTGGGATTGATCATATTCCAGTTCATCACACGAATGAAATTGCCCAGAGCGAAAGTCTGACTGGAAAACAATTTTCTCAGATTTGGCTACATAATAATCACATAAAAGTTGACGGCCGAAAGATGAGCAAATCACTGGGTAATATTATTACGCTGGAAGATATTATTTCGCGAGGGTTTAGTCCGATGGCGTTTAAGCTGGCGATTCTCAGTAAGCATTATCAAACGGAAGGGAATTTTACCTGGGAAATCCTGGAAGCAGCGCAGGCACGATTGAATCATTGGCGGGATTACGCGGTTCTGAGACATCAAACTCACGACACACTGGAAGATGACGACGATAAGGACGAGCAGGACGATTCAGTTTCGTTATTAGCGGGACGTCAGGCATTGGTCGAGAAATTGAACGATGATTTGGATACTCCAGGCGCACTGGCGTTGATTGATGAAGTATTTTCAAAGTTGGATCATACGCCGCTGGATAAAATTCATCGACAGAGTTTAGTACAGTTTATTGATGAGATTGACGAGATTTTAGGGCTGGATTTGGCTGAGTCTACGCCTGATATTACTGACGATTTGAAGAGGTTGATTATCCAGCGACGTCAAGCACGCGCAGAGAAAAATTGGGAAGAATCCGACAGAATTCGCGATGAACTTCTTCAGGCTGGCGTTGCCGTTCGTGATACGCCAAGCGGCAGCATTTGGACACGGAAATAG